From the Thermococcus sp. MV5 genome, the window CTGCCTTTCATACCGTTGAAGGTTCGATTAAAGATTGAGAATTCTAGAAGATACTATAATCGATTTAAGAAATGTCTATTCTGCAAGATATTAGATGAGGAACTAAAAGGAGAACGGATGATCTACGAAAATAATGACTTTATTCTCTTCCTACCTTTCTTTGCAAACTGGCCTTTTGAAGTACACATTTATCCAAAAAGACACATCCAATGGCTCACTCAACTAACCCAAACAGAAATCCTCAACTTAGCGGATATCCTAAGAGTGACTACAGGCACGCTTAATTCTCTTTTTGAAAGACAAATGCCATACGTGATGACCATGTATCAAGCGCCCTTTAAAGGGGAGTACCCCTTCTATCATCTACATGTTGAGTTTTATCCACTTCTCAGAGGAAAAGATAAACTGAAATATGCCGCTGGAATAGAAATGGGTACATGGGAATTCACTTACGATGGAATCCCAGAAGAAAATGCTCAAAAACTTAAAGAAGTCTGTAAAAAGATCAAAGACAAAATAGGTATGAGGGGAAGGTGCATTTAGTTTTTCTTTAAAAAGCTCAAGATTGAACTTTGTTTAGGCTTATAATACACATCTTCCCCATTAACCTCAATGTTCTCGAGGTCTTCAAGTTTTGCTCTTTTAACTTCCTCAGGTAGTTTTATCTCTCCATACTTTCCCCCTCCTCCTGGGATAACAATAAGCTTCTCATTCCTGAAAGCCCAGATTGCTTTCGCTATGTCGTCTCCAATAAGCTCTGCTATACCTTCTATGGGAGCATCCACAAGAACCTTGATCTCACTTCCAAATTCTTTCAAAAGACGCTCCCATACACCCTTTACAGACTTGGTTTCAACCCCTTTGTTTAGAACCATTGCAATTATTTCAGCTAGAGGCGCAAGGTGGAGATAAGGAGGCCTATCCTTGGGTTTCTCCTTGGTATCTGCAAGTTCGAGGATCCTATCGTGAACTCCTTTCTTTATAATCCCTCCACAGAGTTCACATCTCCATCCTAGTCTCTTTGCATCTTCAAGTCGGTATTTGGTGTAACACCTTGAACATGCGGTTAAATGGTATTTCCCGAGTCTTGGATCTAAACCAGCATTAAGAATAATCTTTCTTCCACCCCGTTTCAAGATAGCTTTTTTAACTTCTTCAAAAGTTGCTTCCTTGATCTCAAAACGGTTAAATTCTCTTCCAAGACGATGAGGTTGTGGAGAATGAGCATCAGAATTTGACAAATATGTGAGCTTGTGATGGGCTTTAATCTTATCAGCCATGTATGAATCAGCAGAAAGGCCCAATTCAAGGAAATGTATTTTTGCATTATTATATGCTTCCTTTAAGCTGTTATACTCTTTATATAATGCAGTCCATGGGGTAAAGGAATGACTCGGGCCAATTAAAACCCCCACCTCGTTTGCCAGATCCGCTATTTCAGCAGCGTTTATTGTTAGATGGGGCCTCCCCTCACTCTTAATATCGTTAGAATAACGTCCAAGTCTCTCTCGCATTTCTTTTACTGCTTCAATATTAGGAAAGAGAAGAAGGTGATGCACCCTTCTATTATCCTCAACCTCTGCTGTAAGAAGAAACCTTATTCCCTTTATTTCATAAGTACCCTCATCAACTTTTTTAGCATATCTAAGGAGTTCTTCTTCCCATTTTGGGTTTAAAATATCTCCTGTTCCAACAATTCCAAGTCCTTTAAGCTTTGCGTTCTCCGCCAGAATAGGGAAGGTCATTAATTTTGAGACTGCTTTAGAATATCGAGAGTGGATGTGCAGGTCCGCATCAACTAGCATAAGAACACCTCAAAGGAAAAAATAAAATCAGAGGTACCCTCTATCTTCCTCTTCGCGTGGTGCTTGAGGAACTTGTTGCTCAAACATTGCCCTCTGCATCTCCTGTACTTTTCTTAGAATTTCTTCAGTTTCTTTGGCCCTCTCATCGAGTGCACTCATGTCCAACTTTAGATTAAGCACTTTAGCTACAACGCTCAAAACTGCCTTTGCAGCCTTTGCATCCACAATGTAGCCAAGGCTCTCTCCAAGGAAACATGCTCCTTTCATTCCTCTAAGTTTTCCAATTCCCAAGAGAAGGCCCGCAGCCCCAACAATCGCTCCTCCTTCGTCCTCTCTGAAAATCACTGGGAGCCCTTTGTACTTTTCCTTTGTTTCTAGATCAGTGAAGGAAGCAAGAACCTTTGGTTCTCCCTCAAGTTCAGGAACTTGATAACCTCCCATTGTGATTATTTCCCTTGTACCAAACTGCTCAACAAAGTCAAGCATTTTTCCAACAACTTCAAAGTGCCCGTAGCTGTCAGTTGGAGGGACTTGGGTATCTCCAGTAATAATTATCAAGTCTCTATGCTCCTCATCTGGGCTTTTCCAGTAGTAAAACTCATTCCTCATTAGATCTACCGTTGAATCTTTCTTCACTATAACTTGATGCATGAAGTGAGGAGAATAAAGTTCGGCAAACTTCTTTGCATTGAGTTCTTGAATCAGATGTTCCGCAGCAAGTTTACCAACCAATCCTATACCTGGAAGTCCCTCTATAAAGACTGGATCATATATTTCTGGTTTTTCATAAACAACTATAATACTCTCTTTCATTTTTTCACCCCTATACCAAGTACTTCTTTTTTCAGTTTCCTCCTGTACTCCCCATATGGGTCTTCGGGGGAAAACTTTGGAGGATGAGCTAGCTTTGTCTTTTCACCACAAACTGGGCAGGCCTCTTTTAAAGTGTACCGTCCACATTTTGGACATTTTTTAATTCTAAGCCTCATGCTTCTCTCCTCTTTATCTTCCGAATCTTCTTCTCTTTTCTTATTAAGGAAGCCTCTCCGCCAGCTTGTTTTATAACACTTAATATCTCAGAGGCTATTTTCTCTAGCACTCCTTCGGCTTTGTAATAGTCCGGAGCTGTGACATCTATTCTATATCTTGGAGCTCCAAGGTAACTGAACTTAACTTCAATTCCCTCTTCCTCGTTTGCTCGATCTCTTGCTTTTATCAAAGCCTCCCTAATAACCTCAACCCCATTTGGTGTTGCCACTGTGATTTCAAACTCTGCATCTATCGTGACAGTAGGAATTTCAACATAATTCGTTATGATTTCTTCCAAAACAGGAAGCCACTCATCTAGAATGAGATCTTTAAGAACCTCTATACCATTCTGAGCAGCGTCTTCAAAAGCGGCGTAAACCTCCCCATATTCCTCCTCCAAGGGGACCCAAACTTCTTTCCAAGCAGCCTCAAAATCCTTCCCTAATTTTTCAGCTGCTATCTTTAAGAGATTCTCTGCTTTTTGACCTCTCTTAAATTCTTGAAGTTTTGCTTTTCTCTCCTGTTGTTTGACCCGTTTAAGGCTAAGATCTATATGACCCTTGCTCGGATCGACTCTTATAACTTTTGCAACGATCTTCTGTCCTTCTTTTAGGTAATCTCTAATGTTCCTCACAAAAGTGGGAGCAACTTCACTTATATGCATAAAACCCTCTTTTCCTGGATACTCATCAAGCGTTAAGAATGCACCATAGTTGTGAATACTCTTAACAGTAGCTATAACAAACTCTCCTTCCTCTGGAAATTCTCTAGCTCTCCTCGGCATTTTCATCATCTCCCGAAATTTTATCTCAGTAATTGGTAGCTATTATAAGTTTTTAAGGTTTTGGAGAAAAGATTGAGAAAAGAAATCACTCAAGAACCTCAAGTATTTTAGCCTTTATAATACCTCTACCTCCAGCAGGCTCCACTAAAGTAGAGCCACAAACCAAACAACGGACTTTTGTAGCAGGGTTGCTGAAAACTATCTGCTCATTTCCACAGTCAATACACTTGACCCTAAGGAATCTTGATCTTGGCATGGGGATAAGGTTCTTGGGAATTGCCATCTTTTCTCACCTCACATGAGTTCAAACTTCTTTACTCTAAATCCTTTTCCTCTTGTGTGAGCCTTTCCGCACTCTGTGCACCTGTATCTCAAGTCAAGCTTCTTTACTGGTTTCTCTCTTCCAGCAGGGTTTGGTCTTGGGAAACCTTTGTAACCCTTAAGGATTCTCCTAAATCTCCTTTGACCTGCACTAAGCTCACTCCTAGGCCTCTTCTTGACCTTTTCTACTTTGTGAATTGTGTGCTTTCTACAAAATGGACAGTACGTTCTTATTTGCTTTGGATACTTCATTTTTCCACCTCCCTCGTACGCCCGGTAGGTTCCTTCCCGGACACCCCCGAGCATGAACCCATGACAGTTCGAGAACCCTTATGTTGAACCCTTTAAAACGTTTTTGGAGGTGTCTATGAGAAACACCTAAAAGTAGGAAATATTTCTCAAAAAATCTGGAGTATAATGGGAATTAAAAATGGTGCTATGGCTGTTAAAATAAACCCATGAATAAATGCCAAAAGCGTTATCTCTGTTCCTCCAAACTTTGCTATTATTGGTAGAGTAGTATCCATTGTCGTGGCACCTCCCATCACAATTCCAACGTCTTTTGGGATTTTCCGTATGGCAATTGGATAAAAGATTATGGTGAGAATCTCCCTGGTTAAGTTTGCGAGGAAACCAATAACACCATAAATAGGTGAATAAGCTGCCAGAAGTGGGCCTGTGAGAGAATACCATCCAAAACCAGCTGAAATTCCCAAAGCCCATTTCAGAGGTATTCTCAAAAGCAATGAACCTAAAAAGCCACCAAGTAGCGAACCTATAACTGTTGCCATTGGAAGTAAAAGAGCCATCCTGCCAAGTTTCTTAAGTTCTTCCCTAAGGCCTTTACTTTTACCTATGTCCACTCCAATGATAAATATCAAAAGGTAAAGCATGATTTCATATAAGTTTCCAAAATCAAAAGTAGTGGTTTTTCCAACAGTCATGCCCAAAATCAGAGAGGCTAAGACAAAATAAAGAAAGCTCACCTCCTCACCCCCACAAGGGCTACAAATAAACTTCCCAATATCGTAAAAGAAGCAAATACTAAGGAATATATTAAAAGTTTAAATGCATCGATCTCAACCCTTCCCGCTTCAACCCCCATAAAGAAGATCAATAAGAGTAGGGCTACACTCATAGGCTTATCCATGCTAAATCGAAGCTTATTTCTGAACAAATAACCTACTAGCACTCCCACTACAAGTGGTATGAAAATGTTCATATCTTAGCCTAAAGTACATAATAGTAATAAAGTTAACGCTACACACACTTTAGGAGTGCCTCATAATCCTCCCTGCTGAGCCTCCATCCCATTGCACCAAAGTTTTCTTTGATATGAACCTTACTTGTAGCTTTTGGGATCGCAATTACATTTTCCTTCCATATGACCCAGTTCAAAGC encodes:
- a CDS encoding translation initiation factor IF-2 subunit alpha, with protein sequence MPRRAREFPEEGEFVIATVKSIHNYGAFLTLDEYPGKEGFMHISEVAPTFVRNIRDYLKEGQKIVAKVIRVDPSKGHIDLSLKRVKQQERKAKLQEFKRGQKAENLLKIAAEKLGKDFEAAWKEVWVPLEEEYGEVYAAFEDAAQNGIEVLKDLILDEWLPVLEEIITNYVEIPTVTIDAEFEITVATPNGVEVIREALIKARDRANEEEGIEVKFSYLGAPRYRIDVTAPDYYKAEGVLEKIASEILSVIKQAGGEASLIRKEKKIRKIKRREA
- the galT gene encoding galactose-1-phosphate uridylyltransferase, which encodes MRELRYNPLLGQWVMVSAEREKRPWRPKDFCPFCPGGEETGYGWEVLSLPNRFPMLSFNTPKPESKGFYKKARALGQCSVIVETPEHELKDLEELSIDQMTKVVQLWKEITRELKNNPHIAYLSIFRNKGEEIGVSLTHPHGQLYALPFIPLKVRLKIENSRRYYNRFKKCLFCKILDEELKGERMIYENNDFILFLPFFANWPFEVHIYPKRHIQWLTQLTQTEILNLADILRVTTGTLNSLFERQMPYVMTMYQAPFKGEYPFYHLHVEFYPLLRGKDKLKYAAGIEMGTWEFTYDGIPEENAQKLKEVCKKIKDKIGMRGRCI
- a CDS encoding proteasome assembly chaperone family protein; its protein translation is MKESIIVVYEKPEIYDPVFIEGLPGIGLVGKLAAEHLIQELNAKKFAELYSPHFMHQVIVKKDSTVDLMRNEFYYWKSPDEEHRDLIIITGDTQVPPTDSYGHFEVVGKMLDFVEQFGTREIITMGGYQVPELEGEPKVLASFTDLETKEKYKGLPVIFREDEGGAIVGAAGLLLGIGKLRGMKGACFLGESLGYIVDAKAAKAVLSVVAKVLNLKLDMSALDERAKETEEILRKVQEMQRAMFEQQVPQAPREEEDRGYL
- a CDS encoding lysine exporter LysO family protein, with amino-acid sequence MSFLYFVLASLILGMTVGKTTTFDFGNLYEIMLYLLIFIIGVDIGKSKGLREELKKLGRMALLLPMATVIGSLLGGFLGSLLLRIPLKWALGISAGFGWYSLTGPLLAAYSPIYGVIGFLANLTREILTIIFYPIAIRKIPKDVGIVMGGATTMDTTLPIIAKFGGTEITLLAFIHGFILTAIAPFLIPIILQIF
- a CDS encoding LysO family transporter, with amino-acid sequence MNIFIPLVVGVLVGYLFRNKLRFSMDKPMSVALLLLIFFMGVEAGRVEIDAFKLLIYSLVFASFTILGSLFVALVGVRR
- a CDS encoding 30S ribosomal protein S27e, which encodes MPKNLIPMPRSRFLRVKCIDCGNEQIVFSNPATKVRCLVCGSTLVEPAGGRGIIKAKILEVLE
- a CDS encoding TIGR00375 family protein translates to MLVDADLHIHSRYSKAVSKLMTFPILAENAKLKGLGIVGTGDILNPKWEEELLRYAKKVDEGTYEIKGIRFLLTAEVEDNRRVHHLLLFPNIEAVKEMRERLGRYSNDIKSEGRPHLTINAAEIADLANEVGVLIGPSHSFTPWTALYKEYNSLKEAYNNAKIHFLELGLSADSYMADKIKAHHKLTYLSNSDAHSPQPHRLGREFNRFEIKEATFEEVKKAILKRGGRKIILNAGLDPRLGKYHLTACSRCYTKYRLEDAKRLGWRCELCGGIIKKGVHDRILELADTKEKPKDRPPYLHLAPLAEIIAMVLNKGVETKSVKGVWERLLKEFGSEIKVLVDAPIEGIAELIGDDIAKAIWAFRNEKLIVIPGGGGKYGEIKLPEEVKRAKLEDLENIEVNGEDVYYKPKQSSILSFLKKN
- a CDS encoding 50S ribosomal protein L44e; amino-acid sequence: MKYPKQIRTYCPFCRKHTIHKVEKVKKRPRSELSAGQRRFRRILKGYKGFPRPNPAGREKPVKKLDLRYRCTECGKAHTRGKGFRVKKFELM
- a CDS encoding RNA-protein complex protein Nop10, which gives rise to MRLRIKKCPKCGRYTLKEACPVCGEKTKLAHPPKFSPEDPYGEYRRKLKKEVLGIGVKK